A window of Limibacillus sp. genomic DNA:
TCCTCGGGCGCGCCGCCCAGCAGGCCGCGCAAACGCTCCCGGAAGGCTTCGTCATAGGGCTCGGAGGTGAAGGGCCCCGCCTCCAGCAGTCTCTCTCCATCGCTGCGGATCAGGGCTGCGTCGAGCCCGTCCAGCGAGGTGCCGCTCATCATACCGAGGGCCCAGCGTTCTTCTTGATCTGCCAAGGCGGCGCTCCACAGCTTCCCAGCTACAACCCGACGCTCAATTGTGCGCCTTCCGGCTTTGTGATAACAGACCGGCCCATGGGGCGATAGCACCAGCCACCCGAATTTCAGCAAAGCGACCGGCAGACCCAATGAGCGAGTTCAAGTCAGAGTTCCTGCGCGAGGTTGAGCGGCGCGGCTTCCTGCATCAGTGCACCGATCCCGAAGGGCTCGACGCGCTACTCTCGGAAGGACCCGCGGTCGCCTACATCGGCTTCGACGCAACGGCGGAGTCGCTGCACGCGGGATCCCTGCTGCCGATCATGCTGCTGCGCCTGTTCCAGCAGACCGGAAACAAGCCCATCGTCCTGATGGGCGGCGGCACGACGAAGATCGGCGACCCCTCCGGCAAGGACGAGGCGCGCAAGCTGCTGGACGACGCCGGGATCGAAGCCAACATCGCCGGCATCAAGAAGATCTTCCGGCAGTTCCTGACCTTTGGCGACGGGCCGTCGGACGCCGTCATGGTGAACAACGACGACTGGCTGAAGGACCTCAACTACATCGAGTTCCTGCGCGACTACGGCCGCCACTTCTCGGTCAACCGAATGCTCTCCTTCGATTCGGTGAAGCTGCGCCTGGACCGCGAGCAGAACCTCTCCTTCCTGGAGTTCAACTACATGATCCTCCAGGCCTACGACTTCCTGGAGCTTGCGCGGCGCCGGAACTGCCGCTTGCAGATGGGCGGCTCCGACCAGTGGGGCAACATCGTCAACGGCGTGGAGTTGACGCGCCGCGTCGACGGCACGCCTGTCTTCGGCCTCACCAACCCGCTGCTGACCACGGCCAGCGGCGCCAAGATGGGCAAGACCGCCCAGGGCGCGGTCTGGCTGAACGAGGAGAGGCTCTCCGCCTACGACTACTGGCAATACTGGCGCAACACGGAGGATGCCGACGTGGGCCGCTTCCTGCGTCTCTTCACCGAGCTGCCGGAGGAGGAAGTCCGGCGTCTCGAGTCGCTGGGCGGGGCGGAGATCAACGAGGCGAAGAAGGTGCTCGCCAACGAGGCGACCCGGCTCTGCCGCGGGGAGGAGGCCGCCAGGGCCGCCGAGGCGACCGCGCAGAAGACCTTCGAAGAAGGAACGCTGGCCGACGACCTGCCCTCCATCGAGCTGCCCAGGGGCGAACTGGACGCGGGCCTGCCCGCCTATGAACTTTTCCGCCGGGCCGGGCTCGCCAGCAGCAACGGAGAGGCGCGCCGCCTCATCAAGGGTGGCGGCGCGAAGCTCAACGACGAGAAGATCGCGGACGAGGCGCAGAGCGTCTCCAGCGCCGATCTATCGCCCGCGGGCGTCATCACGCTCTCGGCGGGCAAGAAACGCCACGCCCTGGTGAAACCCCTTTAAGCAGCCGCGCGCTTTTCCGCTAGACTGCCCTCCATGACCCAGCTCTGCCGAGATTGCGGCGCGCTCCTCGAGGCTGCGCAGAAGCCGGCCCGCTGCCCGGAATGCCGGGGGCACCGGTTGGTGGCCCATGAAGAGCTGCGCAGCCTCTCCATCGCCCACATCGACTGCGATGCCTTCTACGCCTCGGTGGAGAAGCGCGACAATCCGGAGCTGGCCGACAAGCCAGTGATCGTCGGCGGCGGGCGGCGCGGTGTGGTCTCGGCGGCCTGCTACGTGGCGCGCATCTACGGCGTGCGCTCGGCCATGCCGATGTTCAAGGCGCTGAAGGCCTGTCCCGACGCCGTGGTGATCAAGCCGAACATGGCCAAGTACCAGACCGTCGGCCGCGCCATCCGGGAGCTGATGCTGTCGGTCACGCCGCTGGTCGAACCGATCTCCATCGACGAGGCCTTCCTGGACCTGAGCGGCACCGAGAAGCTCCACGGCGGACCGCCAGCGCGCACGCTCGCCCTGCTGGTCAAGCGCATCGAAGAGCAGCACGGCGTCACCGCCTCCATCGGCCTGTCGCACAACAAGTTCCTGGCCAAGATCGCCTCCGACCTGGACAAGCCGCGCGGCTTCGCGGTGATCGGCAAGGCGGAGACCCGCGACTTCCTGGCCGGGA
This region includes:
- a CDS encoding anhydro-N-acetylmuramic acid kinase yields the protein MADQEERWALGMMSGTSLDGLDAALIRSDGERLLEAGPFTSEPYDEAFRERLRGLLGGAPE
- the tyrS gene encoding tyrosine--tRNA ligase; its protein translation is MSEFKSEFLREVERRGFLHQCTDPEGLDALLSEGPAVAYIGFDATAESLHAGSLLPIMLLRLFQQTGNKPIVLMGGGTTKIGDPSGKDEARKLLDDAGIEANIAGIKKIFRQFLTFGDGPSDAVMVNNDDWLKDLNYIEFLRDYGRHFSVNRMLSFDSVKLRLDREQNLSFLEFNYMILQAYDFLELARRRNCRLQMGGSDQWGNIVNGVELTRRVDGTPVFGLTNPLLTTASGAKMGKTAQGAVWLNEERLSAYDYWQYWRNTEDADVGRFLRLFTELPEEEVRRLESLGGAEINEAKKVLANEATRLCRGEEAARAAEATAQKTFEEGTLADDLPSIELPRGELDAGLPAYELFRRAGLASSNGEARRLIKGGGAKLNDEKIADEAQSVSSADLSPAGVITLSAGKKRHALVKPL